One region of Gossypium raimondii isolate GPD5lz chromosome 6, ASM2569854v1, whole genome shotgun sequence genomic DNA includes:
- the LOC105774671 gene encoding uncharacterized protein LOC105774671, translating to MLFGAVGTLVSGTIISLGISNGLMETVYSSVDVLKRSTSIRWNNKRQSGFKSMKKKIEGATDEIRNVVRIGNYTIPKEMNEVCNWITARLGLEG from the exons ATGCTGTTTGGGGCTGTTGGTACACTAGTATCTGGTACAATTATATCTTTAGGTATTTCCAACGGCCTTATGGAGACAGTATATAGTAGTGTAGATGTTCTTAAGCGAAGCACCTCAATTCGCTGGAATAATAAACGACAAAGTGGTTTTAAAtcgatgaagaagaaaattgaagGAGCAACAGACGAAATTAGAAATGTTGTAAG GATTGGTAATTACACAATCCCTAAAGAGATGAATGAGGTCTGCAATTGGATTACAGCAAGGTTGGGGCTTGAGGGATAA
- the LOC105774185 gene encoding protein SAWADEE HOMEODOMAIN HOMOLOG 2, with amino-acid sequence MDRLRLRQRQRQRAAFSGFTKPEIKKMEKFLMKSRELLLSKEFCKKMARNFSSSAGRAGKPIIKWTEVQSWFLARLQESASKVPSLTDTSKTESRISETCPLDDGPQIPQILKVVSKMGEKIPDLSGLEFEARSSKDGAWYDVDTFLTQRHPGSGEPEVLVRFVGFGADEDEWVNVKKAVRLRSIPFQHSECNKVMVGDLVLCLQEKRDQLIYYDVHVNEVERKTHDIRGCRCIFLIRYDHDGSEERVRLRRLFYIRGQEI; translated from the exons ATGGATCGTCTACGCCTAAGGCAGAGACAGAGACAAAGAGCAGCCTTCTCTGGGTTTACAAAACCCGAG ATCAAGAAGATGgagaaatttttaatgaaatcaagAGAGCTACTGCTGAGTAAGGAATTCTGTAAAAAAATGGCTAGAAATTTCAG TTCATCTGCCGGTCGTGCTGGCAAACCTATTATTAAATGGACCGAG GTACAAAGCTGGTTCTTAGCTAGGCTGCAAGAAAGCGCATCTAAAGTTCCTTCCTTGACTGATACCTCCAAAACTGAGTCCAGAATCTCTGAAACTTGCCCTTTAGATGATGGGCCTCAAATTCCTCAGATTCTCAAAG TGGTTTCGAAAATGGGAGAAAAGATCCCTGATCTATCGGGACTAGAGTTCGAGGCACGGTCATCTAAAGATGGAGCATG GTATGATGTCGATACGTTTCTCACACAACGACATCCCGGTTCTGGTGAACCT GAAGTTCTTGTTAGATTTGTTGGATTTGGGGCTGATGAGGATGAATGGGTTAATGTAAAAAAGGCAGTGCGACTTCGATCCATCCCATTTCAACATTCTGAATGTAATAAGGTGATGGTCGGAGATCTTGTATTATGCTTGCAG gagaaaaggGACCAATTAATCTACTATGATGTTCACGTCAATGAGGTCGAAAGGAAAACGCATGACATAAGAGGTTGCAGGTGTATCTTTTTAATCCGATACGACCATGACGGCTCTGAG GAGAGAGTTCGATTGAGAAGACTATTTTATATTCGAGGCCAAGAAATCTGA